From one Actinomyces sp. Marseille-P3109 genomic stretch:
- a CDS encoding GreA/GreB family elongation factor, translating into MSEQSQGTWLTQEAYDRLSAELEHRKTTERKEIAQRVEAARQEGDLRENAGYHAAREEAGLNEARIIQLEETLENAQIGEAANDGSVSAGTIVTAKVAGKEQVFALGGQEITEDVPDGVKVFSPDAPLGQALMGHRAGDTVSYEAPTGREIKAEIVKVERV; encoded by the coding sequence ATGTCCGAGCAGTCACAGGGCACCTGGCTCACACAGGAGGCCTACGACCGCCTGTCCGCCGAGCTCGAGCACCGCAAGACGACCGAGCGCAAGGAGATCGCCCAGCGAGTGGAGGCGGCCCGTCAGGAGGGTGACCTGAGAGAGAACGCCGGCTATCACGCGGCCCGCGAGGAGGCGGGGCTCAACGAGGCGCGCATCATCCAGCTCGAGGAGACCCTGGAGAACGCCCAGATCGGCGAGGCGGCCAACGACGGCTCAGTCTCAGCCGGCACGATCGTCACCGCGAAGGTGGCCGGCAAGGAGCAGGTCTTCGCCCTGGGCGGCCAGGAGATCACCGAGGACGTGCCCGACGGCGTCAAGGTCTTCTCCCCCGACGCCCCGCTGGGCCAGGCCCTCATGGGGCACCGCGCGGGCGACACCGTCTCCTACGAGGCCCCCACCGGCCGGGAGATCAAGGCCGAGATCGTCAAGGTCGAGCGGGTCTGA
- the trhA gene encoding PAQR family membrane homeostasis protein TrhA gives MSPTSSPTPPAPRRSASTGTKSVIDAVKPRLRGWIHAGTAPLALAACIVLTVLAPTVGLTWACAIYLTCSLLLFANSGAYHIGTGRWPERVAATLRRIDHANIYLLIAGTYTPLSVALLPTRTAALVLGIVWAGAAIGTATNLLWMNAPRWFTTALYIILGWVAVWFLPQFWTAGGPAIVWLLVAGGVTYTLGAVVYARKTPDPSPRWFGFHEIFHVCTVAAWACHCVACFLAVLR, from the coding sequence ATGTCACCGACATCGTCACCGACACCGCCGGCTCCGCGCCGCAGCGCGTCCACGGGCACCAAGAGCGTCATCGACGCCGTCAAGCCCAGGCTGCGCGGGTGGATCCACGCCGGGACGGCCCCGCTGGCCCTGGCCGCCTGCATCGTGCTGACCGTCCTGGCCCCGACGGTGGGCCTGACGTGGGCCTGCGCCATCTACCTGACGTGCTCGCTGCTGCTGTTCGCGAACTCCGGCGCCTACCACATCGGCACGGGCCGCTGGCCCGAGAGGGTCGCGGCCACGCTGCGACGGATCGACCACGCGAACATCTACCTGCTCATCGCCGGCACCTACACGCCCCTGTCGGTGGCCCTGCTGCCGACGCGCACAGCGGCCCTGGTCCTGGGCATCGTGTGGGCCGGCGCCGCGATCGGTACGGCCACGAACCTGTTGTGGATGAACGCACCGCGCTGGTTCACCACCGCCCTCTACATCATCCTGGGCTGGGTGGCGGTCTGGTTCCTGCCGCAATTCTGGACGGCGGGCGGCCCCGCGATCGTCTGGCTGCTGGTGGCCGGCGGCGTGACCTACACGCTGGGCGCCGTCGTCTACGCCCGCAAGACGCCCGACCCCTCGCCGCGATGGTTCGGCTTCCACGAGATCTTCCACGTGTGCACCGTGGCCGCGTGGGCCTGCCACTGCGTGGCCTGCTTCCTGGCGGTCCTGAGGTAG
- a CDS encoding isoprenyl transferase, giving the protein MAGNNLLYDIYERRLAARINPATVPHHVGVILDGNRRWAKSMGFGAAQGHKRGADKIEEFLGWAEQMGVEVVTLWLLSTDNLSRDPAELSPLLDIIAHAVDELAETGRWSLRLVGAVDLLPEPLAERLRAAVAKSRPEVAEAGEGVGKASGEGRRMQVNIAVGYGGRQEIADAVRELLRERAAAGASLEDVAASLSEEDITDHLYTKGQPDPDLVIRTSGEQRLSGFLLWQSVHSEYYFCEVNWPAFRRVDFLRALRDFASRERRLGR; this is encoded by the coding sequence ATGGCAGGCAACAACCTCCTCTACGACATCTACGAGCGCCGGCTGGCGGCGCGCATCAACCCGGCCACGGTGCCGCACCACGTGGGGGTCATCCTCGACGGCAACCGGCGCTGGGCCAAGTCCATGGGGTTCGGGGCGGCTCAGGGGCACAAGCGCGGGGCGGACAAGATCGAGGAGTTCCTCGGCTGGGCCGAGCAGATGGGGGTCGAGGTCGTCACTCTGTGGCTGCTGAGCACCGACAACCTCTCCCGAGACCCCGCCGAGCTCTCGCCGCTGCTGGACATCATCGCCCACGCCGTCGACGAGCTCGCCGAGACCGGCCGCTGGAGCCTGCGGCTCGTCGGCGCCGTCGACCTCCTGCCCGAGCCGCTGGCCGAGCGCCTGCGCGCCGCCGTCGCGAAGTCCAGGCCCGAGGTCGCCGAGGCGGGCGAGGGCGTTGGGAAGGCCTCGGGGGAGGGCCGGCGCATGCAGGTGAACATCGCCGTCGGCTACGGGGGCCGCCAGGAGATCGCCGACGCCGTGCGCGAGCTCCTGCGCGAGCGGGCCGCCGCCGGGGCGAGCCTGGAGGATGTCGCCGCCTCGCTCAGTGAGGAGGACATCACCGACCACCTCTACACCAAGGGGCAGCCCGACCCCGACCTGGTCATCCGCACCTCGGGCGAGCAACGGCTCTCCGGATTCCTCCTGTGGCAGTCGGTGCACTCCGAGTACTACTTCTGCGAGGTCAACTGGCCGGCCTTCCGGCGCGTGGACTTCCTGCGCGCGCTGCGCGACTTCGCCAGTCGGGAGCGCCGCCTGGGCAGGTAG
- a CDS encoding EamA family transporter yields the protein MSGDSRAPRDLSNSAGVSGAGSAVVGRVPAPLVFVVSAFSQYLGAGLAVSLFSLMPSTTVAWWRLVVGAAVLMALRRPWRRSWTRKALALAAAFGTATATMNVIFYAAISLLPLGTVVSLEFLGPVAVAAITGRGWRPRCAAVLALLGVVSISGLGVDLGEPGQRTGVVLALAAGAAWAGYILLGRRVASAGAGIDSLAVGMVFGALVYGPFAVGTAADALTSVRSTAMALGVGLLSTAVPYGLDQVVLKRLGTDTFALLSSLMPATSMLVGVAVLGQLPSAWEVTGLVLVSVAVALASADGRAPRPARH from the coding sequence ATGAGCGGTGATTCCCGCGCGCCCCGCGACCTGAGCAACAGTGCAGGCGTGAGTGGCGCGGGCAGCGCGGTGGTGGGAAGGGTCCCGGCGCCGCTGGTCTTCGTCGTCTCCGCCTTCTCCCAGTACCTCGGTGCGGGCCTGGCCGTCTCCCTGTTCTCGCTCATGCCCTCGACGACGGTGGCCTGGTGGCGCCTGGTGGTGGGCGCCGCCGTGCTCATGGCTCTCCGACGTCCCTGGCGCCGGAGCTGGACGCGCAAGGCGCTGGCGCTGGCCGCCGCCTTCGGGACGGCCACGGCCACCATGAACGTCATCTTCTATGCGGCGATCTCACTGCTTCCGCTGGGGACGGTCGTCTCCCTGGAGTTCCTCGGGCCGGTCGCCGTCGCCGCCATCACGGGGCGCGGGTGGCGGCCGCGCTGCGCCGCGGTGCTGGCGCTCCTGGGAGTCGTGTCCATCTCCGGGCTCGGCGTTGACCTGGGTGAGCCGGGCCAGAGGACGGGGGTCGTGCTTGCGCTGGCGGCCGGTGCGGCCTGGGCCGGCTACATCCTTCTGGGGCGACGTGTGGCCTCGGCCGGGGCCGGGATCGACTCGCTCGCCGTGGGCATGGTGTTCGGCGCGCTCGTCTACGGTCCCTTCGCCGTCGGCACGGCTGCCGATGCCCTGACCTCGGTAAGGTCGACGGCGATGGCGCTGGGAGTCGGGCTGCTGTCGACCGCGGTGCCCTACGGGCTCGATCAAGTGGTGCTCAAACGGCTCGGGACGGACACCTTCGCGCTCCTGTCCTCGCTCATGCCGGCGACGTCGATGCTGGTGGGAGTGGCGGTGCTGGGCCAGCTGCCCAGCGCTTGGGAGGTCACCGGGCTCGTGCTGGTGTCGGTGGCCGTGGCCCTGGCCAGCGCGGACGGCCGCGCGCCGCGCCCGGCGCGCCACTGA
- a CDS encoding FadR/GntR family transcriptional regulator, protein MPTTDRRRDVLDSLGHAIVTGEMAPGHGLTLEAIQSRYGVSRTLARDCVHTLESIGVVASRRRVGIVVQPREHWSALAPELVRWQLEADPYGPKLGALTELRTAIEPVAAAAAARRATEDQRSGLLTLAAAIRSQGATGNVASYLDDDIAFHSLILEASHNDAFKALTGVVAEVLSGRARLTGRVQTPQPEALELHERVASAIAAGDATTAESSMRDLVAEVRSALLERGLRGFLEA, encoded by the coding sequence ATGCCCACCACTGATCGACGTCGCGACGTCCTCGACTCCCTCGGGCACGCCATCGTGACCGGGGAGATGGCACCGGGCCACGGCCTGACGCTGGAGGCCATTCAGTCCCGTTACGGCGTCTCCCGGACGCTGGCCCGCGACTGCGTTCACACCCTGGAGTCCATCGGCGTCGTCGCCTCGCGACGTCGGGTGGGCATCGTGGTTCAGCCGCGCGAGCACTGGTCGGCCCTTGCGCCCGAGCTCGTGCGCTGGCAGCTCGAGGCCGACCCGTACGGCCCCAAGCTCGGCGCCCTGACCGAGCTGCGCACCGCCATCGAGCCGGTCGCCGCCGCAGCGGCCGCCCGCCGAGCCACCGAGGACCAGCGCTCCGGGCTGTTGACGCTGGCGGCCGCAATCCGATCTCAGGGAGCCACCGGCAACGTCGCCTCCTACCTCGACGACGACATCGCCTTCCACAGCCTCATCCTGGAGGCCAGCCACAACGACGCTTTCAAGGCGCTGACCGGCGTCGTTGCCGAGGTGCTCTCCGGGCGGGCCAGGCTGACCGGCCGGGTACAGACCCCCCAGCCCGAGGCGCTCGAGCTCCACGAGCGGGTTGCCAGCGCTATTGCGGCCGGCGACGCCACGACGGCGGAGTCCTCCATGCGCGACCTCGTCGCCGAGGTGCGCAGCGCCCTGCTCGAGCGCGGCCTGCGCGGCTTCCTCGAGGCTTGA
- a CDS encoding gluconokinase has protein sequence MSRSVEHLVLMGVSGCGKTTAALNLHNALGWPVAEADDFHPEANIDKMSRGIALTDEDRWPWLESMRDWMSDRAADGVRTIVTCSALKRSYRDLLSGARGRVFFIHLLAQPEELQERMAHREGHFMPPSLLPSQFAALEPLSDDEDGVTVVSRATPEETFEAILAALEHASVDAG, from the coding sequence ATGAGCCGATCCGTCGAGCATCTCGTCCTCATGGGGGTCTCCGGCTGCGGCAAGACCACGGCCGCACTCAACCTCCACAACGCACTGGGCTGGCCCGTCGCCGAGGCCGACGACTTCCATCCTGAGGCCAATATCGACAAGATGAGCCGCGGCATCGCCCTGACCGACGAGGACCGCTGGCCCTGGTTGGAGTCCATGCGCGACTGGATGAGTGATCGCGCCGCCGACGGTGTCAGGACGATCGTCACCTGCTCCGCGCTCAAGCGCTCCTACCGCGACCTGCTCTCCGGCGCGCGGGGCCGGGTCTTCTTCATCCACCTGCTCGCCCAACCCGAGGAACTCCAGGAGCGCATGGCCCACCGTGAGGGGCACTTCATGCCCCCGAGCCTGCTGCCGTCCCAGTTCGCCGCCCTCGAGCCCCTGTCCGATGACGAGGACGGCGTCACCGTGGTCTCGCGGGCGACGCCGGAGGAGACCTTCGAGGCGATCCTGGCCGCGCTCGAGCACGCCTCGGTCGACGCCGGCTGA
- a CDS encoding GntP family permease produces the protein MMFTLPALQGALPATNAVSHTDSHTQLIVAALLGIATIIVLIVWRKMHPFLALTLGSAVLAVVAGIPLTDTFTAFTKGMGTTIGDVGTLIAFGAIVGRLLIDSGGADQIVDTVLARTPGPRLPWAMALIAFVVGIPLFFEVGIVLLIPVVMIVARRAHQPLILLGVPALAGLSALHGLVPPHPGPLIAINAVKADLGLTLGLGLLVAVPTVIISGPIAARFMARWVPIEAPEPLGASDEEHEGPRPAFATSITVVLLPVGLMLLRTVVETLVPKTSSNPAVHAALFVGKPIVALLITVLAAMYLFGFRLGLGADDVSGRVGASLGPIAGILLIVGAGGGFKQTLVDSGIADIIAAWIQQAAVPALLAGWLVAVAVRLATGSATVATITAAGIMAPLAAHMPQTEVALLVLAIGAGSVFLSHVNDAGFWLVKEYFGMTVGQTFKTWSLMETILSVVAMATVSLLALALGVL, from the coding sequence ATGATGTTCACTCTTCCAGCGCTCCAGGGCGCGCTACCGGCCACCAACGCCGTGAGCCACACGGACAGTCATACGCAGCTCATCGTGGCCGCCCTGCTCGGCATCGCCACGATCATCGTGCTCATCGTCTGGCGCAAGATGCATCCCTTCCTTGCGCTGACGCTGGGCTCGGCGGTCCTGGCCGTCGTCGCCGGCATCCCGCTGACCGACACCTTCACCGCCTTCACCAAGGGAATGGGCACCACGATCGGTGACGTGGGCACCCTCATCGCCTTCGGGGCGATCGTCGGTCGTCTCCTCATCGACTCCGGCGGGGCGGACCAGATCGTCGACACCGTCCTGGCCCGCACGCCCGGTCCCCGCCTGCCCTGGGCGATGGCGCTTATCGCCTTCGTCGTCGGCATCCCGCTGTTCTTCGAGGTCGGCATCGTCCTGCTCATCCCCGTGGTCATGATCGTCGCCCGGCGGGCTCATCAGCCGCTCATTCTTCTGGGTGTGCCCGCCCTGGCCGGCCTGTCCGCGCTCCACGGCCTCGTGCCGCCGCACCCCGGGCCGCTCATCGCCATCAATGCTGTCAAGGCCGACTTAGGGCTCACCCTCGGGCTGGGGCTGCTGGTCGCCGTACCCACGGTCATCATCTCCGGGCCCATCGCGGCCCGCTTCATGGCCAGATGGGTGCCGATTGAGGCGCCCGAGCCACTGGGGGCCTCGGACGAGGAGCACGAGGGGCCGCGTCCCGCCTTCGCAACCTCGATCACGGTGGTCCTGCTGCCCGTGGGACTCATGCTCCTGCGCACCGTCGTCGAGACCCTCGTCCCCAAGACCAGCAGCAACCCGGCAGTCCACGCGGCCCTATTCGTGGGCAAACCGATCGTCGCCCTGCTGATCACGGTCCTGGCGGCCATGTACCTCTTCGGGTTCCGCCTGGGGCTGGGCGCCGACGACGTCAGCGGACGGGTCGGGGCCTCGCTCGGACCCATTGCCGGGATCCTGCTCATCGTGGGGGCCGGGGGAGGGTTCAAGCAGACCCTCGTGGACTCCGGGATCGCCGACATCATCGCCGCCTGGATCCAGCAGGCGGCCGTGCCCGCTCTCCTGGCCGGGTGGCTCGTCGCCGTCGCCGTGCGCCTGGCCACCGGATCGGCGACCGTCGCCACCATCACCGCAGCCGGCATCATGGCGCCGCTGGCCGCTCACATGCCGCAGACCGAGGTCGCTCTTCTCGTCCTGGCGATCGGCGCCGGATCGGTCTTCCTCTCCCACGTCAACGACGCCGGCTTCTGGCTGGTCAAGGAGTACTTCGGGATGACCGTGGGACAGACCTTCAAGACCTGGTCGCTGATGGAGACGATCCTGTCCGTGGTCGCCATGGCGACGGTCAGCCTCCTCGCGCTCGCCCTGGGAGTTCTCTGA
- a CDS encoding DEAD/DEAH box helicase produces the protein MAAHRTSSSHRFASGRTPAAGEATFASLGVDSDLAADLDARGFTAPFPIQATTLPDTLAGRDVLGRGRTGSGKTLAFSLPLVQRLAQQDKARPGHPIGLVLAPTRELALQIAEVIEPLARVVDMDVATIFGGVSAKPQEKALKAGVDVVVACPGRLLDLMGQGLVSLDEVEITVLDEADHMADLGFLPNVRRILRATPQRGQRLLFSATLDNGVDALVREFLHDPLHHSVDPSTSPVDAMTHRVWMVADKTAKDGVVRRLASGEGQRILFTRTKHLARRLARKLVQAGIPAVELQGNMSQNARERAMKAFSTGQVHVMVATDIAARGIDVSGVELVVHVDPPAEHKAYLHRSGRTARAGATGSVITLVLPEQGRDVQVLLRKARIRADIERIRPDDDAVAALVGKVADAVELEDMPEGVAVKGGSPSGRASTGRPGHGEPGRDRPGRGGRGRGAKRRGSSGGRGAGHGAGQESGARQGGHGGRGGHGGRRSGSQRGGGSRSGQSRRGRASGGQGRQG, from the coding sequence GTGGCCGCACACCGCACCTCCTCCTCCCACCGCTTCGCCTCCGGAAGGACCCCGGCCGCCGGGGAGGCCACCTTCGCCTCCCTCGGCGTGGACTCCGACCTTGCCGCCGACCTCGACGCCCGCGGCTTCACCGCGCCCTTCCCCATCCAGGCCACCACCCTGCCCGACACCCTCGCCGGGCGTGATGTGCTCGGCCGCGGCCGCACCGGCTCGGGAAAGACCCTCGCCTTCAGCCTCCCGCTGGTCCAGCGCCTGGCGCAGCAGGACAAGGCCCGCCCCGGCCACCCCATCGGCCTGGTCCTGGCCCCCACTCGCGAGCTCGCACTCCAGATCGCCGAGGTCATCGAGCCCCTGGCCCGCGTCGTCGACATGGATGTGGCCACCATCTTCGGCGGTGTCTCCGCCAAGCCCCAGGAGAAGGCGCTCAAGGCGGGGGTCGACGTCGTCGTCGCCTGCCCCGGCCGGCTCCTGGACCTCATGGGCCAGGGGCTCGTCAGCCTCGACGAGGTTGAGATCACCGTCCTGGACGAGGCCGACCACATGGCCGACCTCGGCTTCCTTCCCAACGTCCGCCGCATCCTGCGCGCCACCCCGCAGCGCGGCCAGCGCCTGCTGTTCTCCGCCACCCTGGACAACGGCGTGGATGCGCTGGTGAGGGAGTTCCTCCACGACCCGCTCCACCACTCCGTGGATCCCTCGACCTCGCCCGTGGACGCCATGACCCACCGCGTCTGGATGGTGGCGGACAAGACCGCCAAGGACGGCGTCGTGCGTCGGCTGGCCTCCGGGGAGGGGCAGCGCATCCTGTTCACCCGCACCAAGCACCTCGCCCGGCGCCTGGCCCGCAAGCTCGTCCAGGCAGGCATCCCCGCCGTCGAGCTCCAGGGCAACATGAGCCAGAACGCTCGCGAACGCGCCATGAAGGCCTTCTCCACCGGGCAGGTCCACGTCATGGTCGCCACTGACATCGCCGCCCGCGGCATCGACGTCTCAGGCGTCGAGCTCGTCGTCCACGTCGACCCGCCCGCCGAGCACAAGGCCTACCTGCACCGCTCCGGGCGCACCGCCCGCGCCGGAGCCACCGGGAGCGTCATCACGCTCGTCCTTCCCGAGCAGGGGCGCGACGTCCAGGTCCTGCTCCGAAAGGCCCGGATCCGTGCGGACATCGAGCGCATCCGGCCAGACGACGACGCCGTGGCCGCCCTCGTGGGGAAGGTCGCCGACGCCGTCGAGCTCGAGGACATGCCCGAGGGCGTGGCCGTCAAGGGCGGTAGCCCCAGCGGGCGAGCCTCCACCGGGCGGCCGGGTCACGGTGAGCCGGGGCGTGACCGGCCCGGCCGTGGCGGTCGTGGCCGTGGGGCCAAACGACGTGGCAGCAGTGGCGGGCGGGGTGCCGGCCACGGCGCCGGTCAGGAAAGTGGCGCCAGGCAGGGCGGCCATGGAGGCCGCGGTGGACACGGCGGGCGCAGAAGTGGCTCCCAACGGGGCGGCGGCTCGCGCTCAGGCCAGTCGCGTCGAGGGCGCGCCTCCGGTGGTCAGGGTCGACAGGGATGA
- a CDS encoding GlsB/YeaQ/YmgE family stress response membrane protein, with amino-acid sequence MFSIIGFVWTIVIGAVVGCLARLLLRGQQNISLLWTTVLGIVGAFIGDAAARSLGVVATSGIDWIRWGLSIVAAMIAISIYLRLTGKK; translated from the coding sequence ATGTTCAGCATCATAGGATTCGTGTGGACGATCGTCATCGGTGCCGTTGTCGGCTGTCTGGCTCGGCTGCTCCTGAGAGGACAGCAGAACATCTCGCTGTTGTGGACCACTGTGCTGGGAATCGTCGGGGCCTTCATCGGCGACGCCGCGGCCAGGTCTCTCGGCGTTGTCGCGACGTCGGGTATTGACTGGATCCGGTGGGGACTGTCGATCGTTGCGGCCATGATCGCGATCTCCATCTACCTTCGCCTCACGGGGAAGAAGTAG
- a CDS encoding DUF4041 domain-containing protein, producing MMFGEKKRKIQTLEQQLSAGAQQYDAALASIGELRALLDRVGGGDLVTMQEVSAQMRRDQVELQASLERQKLEFSQRAASAEESLRVLERDARAVSGKIDDRKRELAQLDMHLSDAVVMVDNGLTNYVHPAESSLELSGRLSEVRSQIKEMIRDKVAIRAREGFTFNNSASQGRKFVADMSKMMLRAYNAEVENCVLTVKAGNGEAARKRLERTRDQVERLGSLINLRIDGRYHALRLEELDLSLRYQNAKKAEKEAEREEKARLREERKAQQELAQRRAKLDKEREHYQHVLQSLVDQGRTDEADEIRSQLEGLDKEIEKVDFRAANIRAGYVYVISNIGAFGDRMVKIGMTRRLDPMDRVRELGDASVPFGFDVHALFFSDDAVTVEADLHRRFADKRVNRVNTRREFFHASPAEVRDVLAEVAGNLLEFTEEPEAEQYRLSLQMAESENSGVIVSGRD from the coding sequence ATGATGTTTGGTGAGAAAAAAAGGAAGATCCAAACTCTCGAACAGCAGTTGAGTGCGGGGGCGCAGCAGTATGATGCCGCGCTCGCGTCAATTGGAGAGCTTCGGGCGCTACTTGATCGGGTCGGAGGTGGGGATCTGGTTACTATGCAGGAAGTTTCTGCGCAAATGAGGCGTGACCAGGTCGAATTGCAGGCCTCTCTGGAGCGGCAGAAATTGGAGTTCTCCCAGCGGGCCGCTTCGGCGGAGGAGAGCCTTCGCGTTCTTGAGCGTGATGCGCGTGCAGTTTCCGGTAAAATCGATGACCGCAAGCGAGAGCTCGCACAACTCGACATGCACCTTTCGGATGCTGTTGTTATGGTCGACAACGGGCTGACAAATTATGTGCATCCTGCCGAGTCTTCTCTAGAGCTTAGTGGTCGCCTCTCGGAGGTGCGTTCTCAGATCAAGGAGATGATTAGGGATAAGGTGGCGATCAGAGCCAGAGAGGGCTTCACGTTCAATAACTCGGCATCGCAAGGGCGTAAGTTCGTTGCTGACATGTCGAAGATGATGTTGCGTGCCTATAATGCTGAAGTTGAGAACTGTGTTCTCACTGTCAAGGCCGGAAATGGTGAGGCGGCTCGCAAACGACTTGAGCGCACCCGTGACCAGGTGGAGCGTCTTGGTTCGCTCATCAACCTGAGGATAGATGGCAGATACCATGCGCTCCGCCTCGAAGAACTCGACCTGTCGCTCAGGTATCAAAACGCTAAAAAGGCTGAAAAAGAGGCGGAGCGGGAGGAGAAGGCGAGACTGCGTGAAGAGCGTAAAGCGCAGCAGGAACTTGCCCAGCGCCGAGCGAAGCTCGACAAGGAGCGTGAGCACTACCAGCACGTGCTCCAGTCTCTCGTGGATCAGGGGCGAACGGATGAGGCTGATGAGATCAGGTCCCAGCTTGAAGGGCTTGATAAGGAGATTGAGAAGGTTGATTTCCGTGCCGCTAATATCCGTGCAGGATATGTGTATGTCATCTCCAATATTGGGGCGTTCGGTGATCGAATGGTTAAGATCGGCATGACGCGTCGGCTTGATCCGATGGATCGTGTTCGAGAACTTGGAGATGCCTCTGTCCCGTTCGGTTTCGACGTCCATGCACTGTTCTTCTCTGATGATGCTGTCACAGTAGAGGCTGATCTGCATCGAAGGTTCGCGGACAAGCGGGTTAATCGTGTCAACACTCGCCGTGAGTTCTTCCATGCGTCGCCTGCTGAGGTTCGCGACGTCCTCGCGGAGGTGGCTGGAAACCTCCTGGAGTTCACTGAAGAGCCGGAGGCGGAGCAGTACCGTCTGAGCCTTCAAATGGCAGAATCGGAGAATAGTGGCGTCATCGTCAGCGGAAGAGATTGA
- a CDS encoding helix-turn-helix domain-containing protein translates to MKKVSAHTGAEAGVVRLREINENKLETLLALRADVLARAGERLAGEDASQALAQATPSTACQSSCDEAPTKGTALANQTVEPVETGARQRPTPSPHSVMGDSLEVPASGDSEPPSSDGLVKPAHSPIRAKTDANAVARTIMQRQHHLTAAERDEVAQLYKDGLPVRTICERFGISKDVVYGIRRRRGLPRRRAGMTDEQKMQAVELRARGVSAAAIGRQFGVNVKTVLAYLRAADSDQTRR, encoded by the coding sequence ATGAAGAAGGTCTCGGCCCATACCGGGGCCGAGGCCGGTGTGGTACGCCTCCGCGAGATCAATGAGAACAAACTAGAAACATTACTCGCGCTGCGGGCTGATGTGCTGGCTCGTGCGGGGGAGCGGCTGGCCGGCGAGGATGCGTCGCAGGCGTTGGCACAGGCCACACCGTCCACAGCATGCCAGTCATCATGTGACGAGGCACCAACGAAGGGTACCGCCCTGGCTAATCAGACGGTCGAGCCGGTTGAGACCGGAGCTAGACAGCGCCCTACCCCGTCGCCTCACTCTGTGATGGGTGACTCGCTGGAGGTGCCTGCTAGTGGAGACAGTGAACCACCAAGCAGCGATGGCCTTGTGAAACCCGCCCACAGCCCTATCCGCGCAAAGACGGACGCCAACGCTGTTGCACGCACTATCATGCAGCGTCAGCATCACCTTACCGCAGCCGAGCGAGATGAGGTGGCGCAGCTATACAAGGATGGCTTGCCAGTCCGCACGATCTGTGAGCGCTTCGGCATCAGCAAGGATGTGGTCTATGGAATCCGTCGGCGGCGCGGGCTACCACGACGCCGGGCAGGCATGACGGACGAGCAGAAGATGCAGGCGGTAGAGCTGCGCGCACGGGGAGTATCCGCAGCTGCGATCGGCAGGCAGTTTGGCGTCAACGTCAAGACGGTGTTGGCCTACTTGCGTGCAGCAGATAGCGACCAGACTCGCCGGTAA
- a CDS encoding MvdC/MvdD family ATP grasp protein — protein sequence MSCNEAELFIVGTSVDPHIDAVLQRLDGKVSTCRLDVDQYPENSKVSIDIKGGVVDAKVCDRFGNQWDVSHPKVLWFRRLGKPGLKHLSSDYKEFSLGEIEQTIEGLLSVINPIHKINGIWETRLASNKIRQYLFAAKSGLITPHTLISNSPEDSKSWLRTEDSVAKSLSRPVLTTEASEIGKTFVYTNRVTSADIRNAGQIAAVPVQFQRLIKPEYELRVTSFRGEHHVVAIKSSDIHSNRIDWRATATECKYWATRLSSTTSMQLTHMMKLLRLDFAASDFIVDNRGQEWFLESNPNGAWLWLEAFVDEFKFTDRLARQISELITGSK from the coding sequence ATGAGCTGCAACGAAGCGGAGTTGTTCATCGTTGGCACGTCGGTTGATCCACATATTGACGCCGTACTGCAACGTCTAGACGGCAAAGTGTCCACCTGCCGTCTAGACGTTGACCAATATCCAGAGAACAGTAAGGTTTCAATTGATATAAAGGGCGGCGTGGTGGACGCCAAGGTTTGTGATCGCTTTGGAAACCAATGGGACGTCAGCCATCCAAAAGTGCTGTGGTTCCGGAGACTTGGAAAACCAGGACTAAAGCATTTGAGTTCCGACTATAAAGAGTTCTCTCTAGGGGAAATCGAACAAACAATAGAAGGACTACTGTCTGTAATCAATCCGATTCACAAGATTAACGGGATCTGGGAAACCCGTCTTGCATCAAACAAAATTCGACAATACCTCTTTGCGGCAAAATCTGGACTCATAACGCCACACACACTCATTTCTAATTCTCCTGAGGATTCTAAGAGTTGGTTGCGCACCGAAGACTCCGTGGCGAAATCTCTAAGTCGTCCGGTGCTCACAACGGAAGCAAGTGAAATCGGGAAAACTTTCGTCTACACGAATAGAGTTACATCGGCTGACATACGTAACGCCGGGCAGATAGCTGCAGTGCCGGTACAGTTTCAAAGGCTCATTAAACCAGAGTATGAACTCCGTGTTACTTCTTTCCGCGGTGAACACCATGTTGTCGCGATTAAGTCAAGCGACATTCATTCAAATAGAATAGATTGGCGTGCGACAGCAACTGAATGTAAGTATTGGGCCACGCGTTTAAGTTCTACAACAAGTATGCAACTTACCCATATGATGAAGTTGCTTAGATTAGACTTCGCCGCGAGTGATTTCATTGTCGATAATCGCGGACAGGAGTGGTTCCTGGAAAGCAATCCAAATGGGGCATGGCTCTGGCTTGAGGCATTTGTTGATGAATTTAAATTCACGGATCGGCTAGCAAGACAAATCTCTGAGTTGATCACAGGAAGTAAATAG